The DNA window CGAACTTGCCCAGCAGACCGGGCTGACGCCGAGTGCCATGAGTTACCACCTGCGGGCCCTCCAGAAATGGGGGATCGTGGTCCCGGCGGAAACCGCCGGCGACGCCCGCGAACGCCGATGGAAGGCGGCTGGCACGGACTTCGCCATCAACTCGGGCGGGCGTGTGGCCAGCCCCGAGTTCGCGGTGATCGACCTCGAGCTGGATGCCTTCCGCCGCCGCGCCTACGCCTACGCAGCGGTCCGGAACGAGCAGCGCCAGCGCGGCGAGTCTTCCGAGTCGTCGTCCGTGGTGGTCCTGGCCAGCAACCTCCTTTACCTGACGCCGGGGCAGCGCAGCGAACTCACCAGGCGGGTCTTCGAATTGCTGCGCGAATATGAGCTTGAGGACCCGAGTGTCATCCCCCAAGGAGCCGAGCGGACCGCCACGATGTGGTCCATGATTCCGGACGACCGCGCGGTGGCAGAGGCGGCCCGGAACGGTGCTTCCGACGGGAGTTAAGTCAGCCCGTTTGGCAGTGACGGTGGCCACCTGTTTTCCACATGACAGCGCATGATTCTCCAAAATATGGTGAACTAGGCCAATATGGGCTCATCTGCCCGAGCAACCTTTTTCTGTAGGAGCACTGTGCCAAGCAAGGCCAAAACCGGCAAGAAACTCGTGATCGTGGAGTCTCCGGCCAAGAGCAAGACCATCGCCAAGTACCTGGGCGAGGGCTTCATCGTTGAGGCCTCCATTGGTCACATCCGCGACCTGCCGCAGCCGTCGGAACTCCCCGCGGAACTGAAGAAAACCTCCGTGGGCAAGTTCGCCGTCGACGTCGAAAACGGCTTCAAGCCGTACTACGTGGTGTCCCCGGACAAGAAGAAAAAGGTCGCCGAGCTCAAGGCCCAGCTCAAGGACGCCGACGCCCTCTATCTCGCAACCGATGGGGACCGCGAGGGCGAGGCCATCGCGTGGCACCTGCTGGAGGTCCTCAAGCCCAAGGTCCCGGTGTACAGGATGACCTTCGGTGAAATCACCAAGGAAGCCATCCACCGCGCCATGGACAACTTGCGCGATGTCGACGCGGCGCTCGTTGACGCCCAGGAGACCCGGCGCATCCTCGACCGCCTCTACGGTTACGAGATTTCCCCGGTGCTGTGGCGCAAGGTGGCGCGCGGCCTGTCCGCCGGCCGCGTGCAGTCCGTGGTGACCCGCATGGTGGTTGACCGCGAGCGGGAGCGCATGGCCTTCAAGGCGGCGTCCTACTGGGACCTGACCGGACAGTTCGGAGCCGACTCCGGCTCGTTCAAAGCGAAGCTCGCAGCGGTTGACGGCGCCAAGGTCGCCACCGGCCGCGACTTTAACGACGACGGCGAACTCACCTCACGCAATGTGGCCCACCTCAACGAGGAACTCGCCACGTCCCTGGCGGCCGCGCTGCAGGACGCCGACTTCCGCGTCCGCTCAGTCGATACCAAGCCGTACACGCGCCGTCCGGCCGCGCCGTTCACCACCTCCACCCTGCAGCAGGAGGCGGGCCGCAAGCTGCGCTTCTCGTCCAAGAGCACCATGCAGGTGGCCCAGCGGCTGTATGAAAACGGCTACATCACTTATATGCGTACCGATTCGTCTGCGCTGAGCGACGAGGCCGTCACGGCCGCACGGCGCCAGGCCTCCGAACTGTACGGTCCCGAGTACATTCCGCAGTCCCCCCGCGTGTACACCAGCAAAGCCGCGAACGCGCAGGAAGCCCACGAGGCCATCCGGCCCGCCGGTGACTCCTTCCGCACCCCCGCGCAGGTTGCCAAGCAGCTCAGCGGCGACGAGTTCCGCCTGTACGAACTCATCTGGAAGCGCACCGTCGCCTCCCAGATGGGCGATGCCAAGGGCTCCACGGCCACCATCCGCGTGGGTGCCGTGGCCTCCGACGGCCGCGACGCAGA is part of the Arthrobacter sp. KBS0703 genome and encodes:
- a CDS encoding winged helix-turn-helix domain-containing protein, which codes for MSTQTPSAEPANTMTPGSGPGPKRRPREEKKVEITDPKAIRALAHAARLEVISELYSTQSSHTATELAQQTGLTPSAMSYHLRALQKWGIVVPAETAGDARERRWKAAGTDFAINSGGRVASPEFAVIDLELDAFRRRAYAYAAVRNEQRQRGESSESSSVVVLASNLLYLTPGQRSELTRRVFELLREYELEDPSVIPQGAERTATMWSMIPDDRAVAEAARNGASDGS